One Polaribacter sp. SA4-12 genomic window carries:
- a CDS encoding elongation factor G → MKIYDDKHIKNVVFVGAHNSGKTTLAETMLYEAEIIKRRGNIESKNTVSDYHDIEHERLSSVFATPLHTEWRNYKINIIDTPGLDDFIGEIISSIRVSDTITTVINAKYGVEIGTEIIWNYIDKYHKPTLFVVNQIDHEQANFENSFNSIKELVGNNAIKIQYPLIVDGSQCIIDVLKMKMYKFGEAGGKPEKLPIPNEQIELANKLHNELVEKAAENDEELMELFFDKGTLNEDEMRKGIKAGMLNHDVFPVFCVSALNDMGTGRLMGFIDNVAPAAADLKPEQSVEGNEIKRNKDADPVLFVFKSIYQPNLGQITFFKVKSGEVRVNDKLINSRNGETETINQLYIMDGKNKEAVNKLSTGDIGATTKLKFTETNDTLSTKEEGFTIKPIQYPDARITKVIFAENVKEEEKLSESLKRLQSQDPTIIVSYSNETKETLLSCQGELHLATITWTLDNIYGIKVGFKRPKIHYRETIQRSATANYRHKKQSGGSGQFAQVHLKIEPWFEDMPEPEGFNIRGKEVVELPWGGKLVFYNCIVGGAIDTRYLPSVMKGILEVMEAGPLTNSFARDIRVMVYDGKMHAVDSNDISFKIAAAHAFKEAFLNANPRLLEPTKEISVKVPEQMVGAVMTELQSRRSIILGIETQGNYQVLKCITPAAELFGFSTVLRSITQGKATFSAVFSSYQTVPVNVQAALVSQEV, encoded by the coding sequence ATGAAAATATATGATGATAAACACATAAAAAATGTGGTGTTTGTAGGTGCCCATAATAGTGGTAAAACCACTTTAGCAGAAACCATGCTGTATGAGGCAGAAATTATTAAAAGAAGAGGAAACATAGAGAGTAAAAACACGGTTTCTGATTATCATGATATAGAGCATGAAAGGCTATCTTCTGTTTTTGCAACCCCTTTACATACAGAATGGCGAAATTATAAGATTAATATTATTGATACCCCAGGTTTAGACGATTTTATAGGAGAAATTATTTCATCTATAAGAGTTTCAGATACTATAACAACAGTTATCAATGCCAAATATGGCGTAGAAATTGGTACAGAAATTATCTGGAATTATATTGATAAATACCACAAACCAACACTTTTTGTGGTAAATCAAATAGATCACGAACAAGCCAACTTCGAAAACAGTTTTAATAGTATAAAAGAACTCGTTGGTAACAACGCTATAAAAATTCAATATCCTTTAATTGTTGATGGAAGCCAATGTATCATTGATGTTTTAAAGATGAAAATGTACAAATTTGGTGAAGCGGGAGGAAAGCCTGAAAAATTGCCAATCCCAAATGAACAAATTGAATTAGCCAACAAGCTCCATAATGAACTCGTAGAAAAAGCAGCAGAAAACGACGAGGAATTAATGGAGCTTTTTTTTGATAAAGGTACTTTGAATGAAGATGAAATGCGAAAAGGAATCAAAGCAGGAATGTTAAATCACGATGTTTTTCCTGTTTTCTGTGTTTCTGCTTTAAATGATATGGGTACAGGTCGTTTAATGGGCTTTATAGATAATGTGGCTCCTGCAGCAGCAGATTTAAAACCAGAACAAAGTGTAGAAGGCAATGAAATAAAACGAAACAAAGATGCAGATCCTGTTTTGTTTGTTTTTAAATCGATCTATCAACCAAATTTAGGGCAAATTACGTTCTTTAAAGTAAAATCTGGAGAAGTTCGTGTAAATGATAAACTGATCAATAGTAGAAACGGAGAAACAGAAACGATCAATCAATTGTACATAATGGATGGTAAAAATAAAGAAGCTGTTAATAAATTGTCTACAGGTGATATTGGCGCAACTACCAAACTAAAATTTACAGAAACGAATGATACTTTATCCACGAAAGAAGAAGGTTTCACGATAAAACCAATTCAGTATCCAGATGCAAGAATTACCAAAGTTATTTTTGCGGAAAATGTAAAGGAAGAAGAAAAACTAAGTGAGTCTTTAAAACGTTTGCAAAGTCAAGATCCAACAATTATTGTAAGCTATTCTAACGAAACAAAAGAAACTTTATTAAGTTGTCAGGGAGAATTGCATTTAGCAACCATTACTTGGACTTTGGATAACATTTATGGTATAAAAGTAGGGTTTAAAAGACCTAAAATTCATTATAGAGAAACCATTCAGCGTTCTGCTACAGCAAATTACAGACATAAAAAACAATCTGGTGGTTCTGGGCAATTTGCACAAGTACATCTAAAAATTGAACCTTGGTTTGAAGATATGCCAGAACCCGAAGGCTTTAATATAAGAGGTAAAGAGGTCGTAGAATTACCTTGGGGAGGAAAACTCGTATTCTACAACTGTATTGTTGGTGGCGCAATAGACACTCGTTATTTACCATCTGTAATGAAAGGAATTTTAGAAGTGATGGAAGCAGGGCCTTTAACAAACTCTTTTGCAAGAGATATTAGAGTGATGGTGTATGATGGAAAAATGCATGCTGTAGATTCTAATGATATTTCTTTTAAAATAGCAGCTGCACACGCATTTAAAGAAGCCTTTTTAAACGCAAATCCTAGATTATTAGAACCTACAAAAGAAATTTCTGTAAAAGTACCAGAACAAATGGTGGGTGCAGTAATGACAGAATTACAATCTAGAAGATCTATAATTTTAGGAATCGAAACACAAGGTAATTATCAGGTTTTAAAATGCATCACACCTGCTGCAGAATTGTTTGGTTTTTCTACTGTATTACGTTCTATAACACAAGGTAAAGCAACTTTTAGCGCAGTGTTTTCATCGTATCAAACAGTTCCTGTAAATGTGCAAGCAGCCTTAGTATCACAAGAAGTTTAA
- a CDS encoding RDD family protein yields MKRLQIKTAQNVNINFTLANVGQRLLAFGIDNILKFAYIYFAMKFLDFKMFDTAVGGDSWSLRAIDVMVFLPVTFYSLYTELLLGGQTVGKKLLHLKVINTEGFKPSTTDFVIRWFLRIVDFNLFMLLFIYVSSLGLGDELGLLVTLGLFGKMVGFFLILFTKDNQRFGDLIANTVVIYLKDDVKFSETILENISNKYVPTYPNVIKLSDNDARIIKNTFQSAMKLNDYKTLIKLRSKIQEVTQIKSVHKSDKEFIDIVLKDYNFYTQNM; encoded by the coding sequence AACATCAATTTCACCCTTGCAAATGTGGGGCAAAGACTATTGGCGTTTGGTATAGACAACATTTTAAAGTTTGCATATATCTATTTTGCAATGAAATTTTTAGACTTTAAAATGTTTGATACTGCTGTAGGAGGAGATTCTTGGTCTTTACGAGCTATAGATGTTATGGTTTTTTTACCTGTAACGTTCTATTCTTTGTACACAGAACTATTATTAGGCGGACAAACAGTAGGTAAAAAACTATTGCATTTAAAAGTAATAAATACGGAAGGTTTTAAACCTTCTACAACAGATTTTGTAATTCGTTGGTTTTTAAGAATCGTAGATTTTAACCTATTTATGCTATTGTTTATCTATGTTTCTTCTTTAGGTTTAGGAGATGAGTTAGGTTTGTTAGTCACCTTAGGCTTATTCGGAAAAATGGTTGGTTTCTTTTTAATCCTTTTTACAAAGGATAATCAACGTTTTGGAGATCTAATAGCCAATACTGTAGTTATTTACTTAAAAGATGATGTAAAGTTCTCAGAAACCATTCTAGAGAACATTTCTAATAAATATGTACCTACGTATCCAAATGTGATTAAATTGTCTGATAATGATGCTCGTATTATTAAAAACACGTTTCAATCTGCAATGAAATTAAACGATTACAAAACATTGATTAAGCTACGTTCTAAAATACAAGAAGTAACTCAAATTAAATCGGTTCATAAAAGCGATAAAGAGTTTATAGACATTGTGTTAAAAGATTACAATTTCTATACACAGAACATGTAA